The genomic region AAGACCCATTGACCCAGTAGAGCCCACCTCCACTGCATCCCTATATCCAGTGCCTAGGTCTCTCCAATGCCACCATGCCCAAGAGAAAGGCTAAAGGGGATGCTAAAGGAGATAAAGACAAGGTGAAGGATGAATCACAGAGAATATCTCCAAAGCCAGAGCCCAAGCCTATAAAAACCCCAGCAAAGAAGGGAGAGAACATAcccaaaggggaaaagagaaaagctgatGCTAGTAAGGATGGGAATAACGCTGCAAAAAGTGGAGACACCAAAACAGACTGAATACAGAAAGCTGAAGGTGCTGGAGAAGCCACACGAAGGGTGTGCCACTTTTTGATAACTGTGTATTTCTCATGACTGTACAgtttgaaatactatt from Zalophus californianus isolate mZalCal1 chromosome 11, mZalCal1.pri.v2, whole genome shotgun sequence harbors:
- the LOC113915207 gene encoding non-histone chromosomal protein HMG-17-like, translated to MPKRKAKGDAKGDKDKVKDESQRISPKPEPKPIKTPAKKGENIPKGEKRKADASKDGNNAAKSGDTKTD